In one Chitinophaga sancti genomic region, the following are encoded:
- a CDS encoding porin family protein: MKKLLVISFVLASAHSSGQSFVQGIVSRLSVGVKAGANYSDYVHADFKTDPLIGFHAGGIVNFRCTQQLSVQEEFLFSSQGAKIADVDRKVYYLTVPILLKYRTNLGLYFEAGGQTGMRLHEDVEGLAKQLDFGAAAGLGYQSKMGLGFGVRYVAGVSKAGMSGDFRSGVAQGSVFYIF; encoded by the coding sequence ATGAAAAAACTACTCGTCATTTCGTTCGTACTGGCATCTGCACATTCATCCGGACAATCATTCGTACAGGGTATTGTAAGCCGGCTGAGTGTTGGGGTGAAAGCCGGTGCTAACTACAGTGATTATGTACATGCAGATTTTAAAACGGATCCATTGATTGGATTTCATGCAGGGGGAATTGTCAATTTCAGATGTACGCAGCAGTTATCTGTACAGGAGGAGTTCCTGTTTTCTTCCCAGGGAGCGAAGATAGCAGATGTAGATAGAAAAGTGTATTACCTCACTGTGCCGATCCTGTTAAAATACCGTACAAACCTTGGCTTGTATTTTGAGGCAGGTGGACAGACGGGTATGCGCCTGCACGAAGATGTGGAAGGGCTGGCTAAGCAACTGGATTTTGGCGCGGCAGCGGGCCTTGGGTATCAAAGTAAGATGGGATTGGGTTTTGGTGTGAGGTATGTAGCCGGTGTGTCAAAGGCAGGGATGAGTGGTGATTTTAGAAGTGGCGTGGCACAGGGAAGTGTGTTTTATATTTTTTAG
- a CDS encoding sensor histidine kinase, with amino-acid sequence MANHLLRKKLFRYTILISLCITAFVYIFVFIFSRRQHALIYPLFVGSRFWIQGMVNIYLYERLFHGMPISNSRQKNILRYITGYIICFLFFFCTAPLEHLVSPVPPMPDHHWSLIENIPSMLWQAAMNHGLVTIFQNLLILEYEKSNTELENSRLKAANLESANLLLKQQIHPHFLFNALSMMKSLYREDVEAGEAYLSHLVNFMRASLADHQKKIARLSDEIRLCNDYIEMQRIRFEDALVVTVDIPEEVLQNGYVPSFSLQSLIENAIKHNEVTEASPLKISIFLEEGRIVTQNNLQLRRLIEGSSGKGLINLIERYRIFSDDEVIIHQDGGLFMVSIKVLYNDAGPGGR; translated from the coding sequence ATGGCAAATCACCTGTTAAGAAAGAAATTGTTCCGGTATACCATCCTGATTTCCTTATGCATAACAGCATTTGTATACATCTTCGTGTTCATCTTCAGCAGGCGTCAACATGCTTTGATCTATCCCTTGTTTGTGGGCAGCCGCTTCTGGATACAGGGCATGGTCAATATCTATTTATATGAGCGCCTGTTCCATGGCATGCCGATTTCGAACAGCAGGCAAAAGAACATCCTGCGCTATATCACAGGTTATATCATCTGTTTCCTTTTCTTTTTCTGCACAGCACCTTTGGAACACCTGGTTTCGCCGGTGCCGCCGATGCCGGATCATCATTGGTCATTAATAGAAAACATCCCGTCTATGTTGTGGCAGGCGGCTATGAACCATGGGCTGGTGACCATCTTTCAAAACCTGCTCATACTGGAATATGAAAAATCGAATACGGAATTGGAAAATTCAAGACTGAAAGCCGCGAACCTGGAATCTGCTAATTTGTTATTGAAGCAACAGATTCATCCGCATTTCCTGTTCAACGCACTGAGCATGATGAAGAGTTTATACCGGGAAGATGTGGAGGCGGGCGAAGCGTATCTTTCTCATCTCGTGAATTTCATGCGGGCTTCATTGGCAGATCATCAAAAGAAAATAGCTAGATTGTCTGATGAGATCAGGTTGTGTAATGACTATATTGAAATGCAACGCATCCGTTTTGAAGATGCATTGGTCGTTACGGTTGATATTCCGGAAGAGGTTTTACAAAACGGTTATGTACCTTCGTTTTCATTGCAATCTTTGATAGAAAATGCCATTAAACATAATGAAGTAACTGAGGCATCGCCGTTGAAAATCAGCATTTTCCTTGAAGAAGGGCGGATTGTTACACAGAACAATTTACAGCTGAGAAGATTGATAGAAGGATCTAGTGGGAAGGGCTTGATAAACCTGATTGAGCGGTATAGGATCTTTTCGGATGATGAGGTGATTATCCATCAGGATGGGGGGCTGTTTATGGTGAGTATAAAGGTGTTGTATAATGATGCCGGGCCGGGTGGGAGGTAG
- a CDS encoding LytR/AlgR family response regulator transcription factor, which produces MKLVIIEDEKVTARDLARTILQSFPDAEVIDIISTVREGIAYFSDDTQVDLIFSDIQLGDGLSFEIFSRVEIDIPVIFCTAFDEYALDAFRANGIEYILKPFDKQAVAAAINKYLTFTGKRTSYKALEEIFINRKPSEPGAVLVYQKDKIFPVAIDTIAFFYLKNGIVYLTTFDKKTYPLNKNMEELTKLTEPLFFRANRQYLVHRKSVQDASSYLSRKLSVTLSIPVPETITISREKVAQFLEWLTQA; this is translated from the coding sequence ATGAAGCTGGTCATAATAGAAGATGAAAAAGTAACCGCCAGGGACCTGGCAAGAACGATCCTGCAATCTTTCCCCGATGCTGAGGTTATAGACATCATCAGTACCGTCCGGGAAGGTATCGCATACTTTTCTGACGATACGCAGGTCGATCTCATATTCTCTGATATTCAACTCGGTGATGGCTTGAGTTTCGAAATCTTCTCCAGGGTAGAAATAGATATTCCCGTTATTTTTTGCACCGCTTTTGATGAATATGCATTAGATGCCTTCAGGGCAAACGGGATCGAATACATCCTCAAGCCTTTTGACAAACAAGCGGTAGCTGCGGCTATTAATAAATACCTCACTTTTACCGGTAAGCGTACATCCTACAAAGCGCTTGAAGAGATCTTTATAAACCGGAAGCCATCAGAACCAGGAGCCGTATTGGTATACCAAAAAGATAAGATCTTCCCGGTGGCGATTGATACCATTGCGTTCTTTTACCTGAAAAATGGAATTGTCTACCTGACAACTTTCGATAAGAAAACATACCCGCTCAATAAGAACATGGAGGAACTGACGAAACTGACGGAGCCTTTGTTTTTTCGTGCGAACCGGCAATACCTGGTCCACAGGAAATCAGTGCAGGATGCTTCCAGTTATTTATCAAGGAAGTTGTCAGTAACGTTGTCTATACCCGTACCGGAAACAATTACAATAAGCCGGGAGAAAGTCGCTCAGTTTTTAGAATGGTTGACACAGGCATGA
- a CDS encoding SDR family oxidoreductase codes for MILITGAAGNLGSAIINSLLKKVPANQLAAFVRSEQKAEQLKKLGLNIRIGDYNDIASLDNAMKGIEKVLLISGLSMERLKEHTNVVDAAKRAGVKQIVYTGVTMKDAAVSPLKVLMESHFQTENYIKASGIPYTFLRNTLYAEVIPFYIGDQALNTGIHYPAGAGRVPYVYRPDLADATAVVLTNKGHENKTYQLTGDQLYSFTDVAGMLSEVSGKHIAYTDVDPVAFEKHMKEIGVPEIGIMISTGFAAAIKQGDFEVVTADLEKLLGRKPTPVKQYLKAHYVG; via the coding sequence ATGATACTAATAACCGGAGCAGCCGGAAATCTTGGCTCGGCTATCATCAACAGCCTGTTAAAGAAAGTGCCTGCTAATCAACTGGCGGCATTCGTAAGAAGTGAACAGAAAGCGGAGCAACTGAAAAAACTCGGCCTCAATATCCGTATTGGTGACTATAATGATATTGCTTCTTTGGACAATGCTATGAAGGGGATTGAAAAGGTCCTCCTCATCTCAGGTCTGTCTATGGAAAGACTGAAAGAACATACAAATGTAGTAGATGCAGCAAAAAGAGCAGGTGTAAAACAAATTGTTTACACAGGTGTGACGATGAAGGATGCTGCTGTGAGTCCGCTCAAAGTGCTGATGGAATCTCACTTCCAGACAGAAAATTATATTAAGGCAAGTGGTATTCCTTATACCTTCCTGCGTAACACCCTGTACGCAGAAGTGATTCCTTTCTATATTGGCGACCAGGCCCTGAATACGGGTATTCATTACCCCGCAGGTGCTGGCAGAGTGCCTTATGTATACCGCCCGGATCTGGCTGATGCCACGGCAGTAGTATTGACGAATAAAGGTCATGAGAACAAAACCTACCAGCTCACTGGTGATCAGCTGTATTCATTTACAGATGTAGCAGGTATGTTGTCAGAAGTGTCTGGCAAACACATTGCTTATACGGATGTAGATCCTGTTGCTTTCGAAAAGCACATGAAGGAAATTGGTGTGCCTGAAATAGGGATTATGATCAGTACAGGTTTTGCTGCAGCGATTAAGCAGGGGGATTTTGAAGTGGTGACTGCTGACCTGGAGAAGTTGCTGGGTAGGAAACCTACGCCGGTGAAACAATACCTGAAAGCGCATTATGTAGGTTGA
- a CDS encoding SusC/RagA family TonB-linked outer membrane protein, which translates to MNHHPLPLALKRILCVPIFLLFLFPLTTLAQQALKGKVTDDAKSPLAGVSVAIKNTHRGTVTAPDGTYSITAANGETLVFTFIGYVTRELVVSQIANYNITLAPNVQNLDQMVVIGYGIQKKSSLTGSVASVNSKTLNELPVASVQQALQGRVPGVAVTNNGAPGSDPIVRIRGISSISYASDPLYVIDGFPTSNLSSFDSKDVLSVEVLKDASAAAIYGSRATNGVVIITTKKGARDSKPEVRLDTYTGIQTAWKKIDLLNTQQYLQYERALNGAAGISKPPRLQDANWNAPIYDGTSQTYAQTNTDWQDAYFKTGLITQSNVSVNGGDAKSTYYMSGGYFKQDGIAQGVNYERGNFRVNSEHHINDVITVGENLLLAYSNQRYDNTSGNRTRLANVIRALPYLPVHDPTTNGGFRNAENSVDGADPTNPIEDALLLGDAHRKTFKLLGTVYAQVNFTPWLSFRSVFGADYAGQYQHEFIPIYNDKGRNSTVAAITDQRANRTTLLYTEQLTFDKTFGRHHLNAIAVFERQPAYNFGESQKGNQSTNEIETLVGATNVSAYSSTTSTLIQSYIGRLNYEFGSKYLLSAAIRRDGLSVWAPGKKFQSFPSFSAGWRIDQERFMKTVTAVSELKLRGGWGITGLNAIGIFPALQNSILANEYPWQAIVQANGATYPFGNTIPIGNASYYNQLASANLEWEKTKQVNVGLDLGLFDNKITFTAEWYRRLTDNLILTIPTPLSFGYGGAGSQLNAASMKNTGVDLQVGYNQKQTKFMWSVTGNIGFIRNKILALNTPNATIDAGSDADFGNGNMTRTVAGQPIQSFYGYVTDGIFQTQAEVAKAAVQLPGTDPAKSTAAGDIRFKDLNGDGAITSADRTFLGSYIPKYTYSLAYNASYHNFDLSLFFQGVQGNKIFNGTRVLREGMARLFGAGTEVLNAWTPEHTNTDIPRAISGDPNTNLRVSDRWIESGSYLRLKSLIIGYSLRNYSVRNIHSIRVYLASQNLLTFTKYKGWDPEIGSKNTTLTNGIDYGQYPAARSFQLGLQVGF; encoded by the coding sequence ATGAATCATCACCCATTGCCACTGGCATTGAAGAGGATCCTATGTGTTCCCATCTTCCTCCTTTTCCTGTTCCCGCTGACGACCCTGGCCCAACAAGCCCTCAAAGGGAAAGTCACCGATGATGCCAAAAGCCCCTTAGCCGGTGTTTCTGTCGCCATTAAGAACACTCACCGGGGTACCGTCACCGCGCCCGATGGTACCTACAGCATCACCGCCGCTAATGGCGAAACCCTGGTATTCACCTTTATCGGTTACGTTACCCGGGAACTCGTCGTTAGCCAAATCGCCAATTATAACATCACCCTCGCCCCAAATGTCCAGAACCTGGACCAGATGGTCGTGATCGGGTATGGGATACAAAAGAAATCGTCGCTCACAGGTTCGGTGGCCTCTGTCAATAGCAAGACACTGAACGAACTGCCTGTAGCCAGCGTCCAGCAAGCCCTGCAAGGTCGCGTACCCGGTGTCGCCGTTACCAATAATGGTGCCCCCGGATCCGACCCCATCGTAAGGATCCGCGGTATCAGCTCTATCAGCTACGCCTCCGATCCATTATACGTCATCGATGGATTTCCTACCTCCAACCTCTCCAGCTTCGATAGCAAAGATGTGCTCTCTGTCGAAGTCCTGAAAGATGCCAGCGCCGCCGCCATCTATGGTTCCCGTGCTACCAACGGGGTCGTGATCATCACCACCAAAAAGGGCGCGCGCGATAGTAAACCAGAGGTGAGACTCGATACCTACACTGGCATACAAACCGCCTGGAAAAAGATCGACCTGCTCAACACCCAGCAATACCTTCAATACGAACGTGCCCTCAACGGTGCCGCCGGTATCTCCAAACCTCCCCGCCTCCAGGATGCGAACTGGAATGCCCCCATTTACGATGGTACCTCACAGACATACGCCCAGACAAACACTGACTGGCAGGATGCCTATTTCAAAACAGGCCTGATCACCCAAAGCAATGTCTCGGTGAATGGTGGCGATGCTAAGTCCACCTACTATATGTCCGGCGGCTACTTCAAACAAGACGGGATCGCCCAGGGAGTAAACTATGAACGGGGTAATTTCCGCGTCAATTCAGAACATCATATCAACGATGTGATCACAGTAGGAGAGAACCTGCTCCTCGCATACTCCAATCAGCGCTACGACAATACCTCTGGCAACAGGACCCGCCTGGCAAACGTAATCCGCGCACTCCCATACCTGCCCGTGCATGACCCAACTACCAACGGCGGTTTCCGCAATGCAGAAAATAGCGTAGATGGCGCAGACCCCACCAACCCCATAGAAGATGCCCTTTTATTAGGCGATGCCCACCGCAAAACCTTCAAACTCCTCGGTACCGTTTATGCCCAGGTAAACTTCACCCCCTGGCTCAGTTTCCGCTCTGTATTCGGTGCCGATTATGCCGGCCAATACCAGCATGAATTCATTCCGATCTATAACGATAAAGGCCGTAATTCCACCGTGGCCGCCATCACAGATCAGCGGGCTAACAGAACGACTTTGCTCTACACCGAACAACTGACCTTCGACAAAACATTTGGCCGGCATCACCTGAACGCGATTGCCGTTTTCGAAAGACAACCAGCGTACAATTTCGGTGAATCCCAGAAAGGAAACCAAAGCACCAATGAGATAGAAACCCTTGTCGGCGCTACCAATGTCTCCGCTTATTCATCCACAACATCTACCTTAATTCAATCTTATATCGGCCGCCTGAATTATGAATTCGGTAGCAAATACCTGCTGAGTGCCGCTATCCGCCGCGATGGTCTGTCCGTATGGGCACCAGGTAAAAAGTTCCAGAGTTTCCCTTCCTTCTCCGCCGGCTGGCGTATAGACCAGGAACGGTTTATGAAAACTGTTACCGCCGTTTCTGAACTGAAACTCCGCGGTGGCTGGGGGATTACCGGTCTGAATGCAATCGGCATTTTCCCTGCTTTGCAAAACTCCATCCTGGCCAATGAATACCCCTGGCAGGCAATCGTACAGGCCAACGGTGCTACCTACCCCTTCGGAAATACCATCCCAATCGGCAACGCCTCTTATTACAACCAATTGGCCAGCGCCAACCTGGAATGGGAAAAGACCAAACAGGTCAATGTAGGCCTGGATTTAGGTCTCTTCGATAACAAGATCACCTTCACCGCAGAATGGTACCGCCGCCTGACAGATAACCTGATCCTGACCATTCCTACCCCCCTCAGTTTCGGTTATGGTGGCGCCGGCTCTCAGCTCAATGCTGCCAGTATGAAGAATACAGGCGTGGACCTGCAGGTAGGGTATAACCAAAAACAGACGAAGTTCATGTGGAGCGTGACGGGCAACATCGGTTTTATCAGGAACAAAATCCTGGCATTAAATACACCTAACGCAACCATCGACGCAGGATCTGATGCTGATTTCGGCAACGGTAATATGACCCGCACCGTAGCCGGACAGCCCATTCAATCCTTCTATGGATATGTCACTGACGGCATCTTCCAGACCCAGGCCGAGGTGGCAAAGGCCGCCGTGCAACTCCCCGGTACGGACCCCGCCAAGAGTACCGCAGCCGGTGATATCCGCTTCAAAGACCTGAACGGCGATGGTGCCATCACCTCTGCAGACCGCACCTTCCTGGGTTCTTACATTCCGAAATATACCTACTCCCTGGCTTATAATGCCAGCTACCACAACTTCGATCTCTCGCTCTTCTTCCAGGGGGTGCAGGGAAATAAGATTTTCAACGGTACCCGTGTGCTGCGCGAAGGTATGGCCCGTCTCTTTGGTGCAGGTACCGAGGTGCTGAATGCATGGACGCCGGAGCATACCAATACAGATATTCCAAGGGCCATCAGTGGTGACCCGAATACTAACCTCCGCGTGTCTGATCGCTGGATTGAAAGTGGTTCTTATTTGCGTTTAAAAAGCCTGATCATCGGGTATTCCCTGCGTAATTATTCCGTTCGGAATATCCATAGTATCAGGGTATACCTCGCATCTCAGAACCTGCTCACCTTTACGAAGTATAAGGGTTGGGATCCTGAGATCGGGTCTAAGAATACTACGCTGACGAATGGGATTGACTATGGGCAGTATCCGGCGGCACGCTCATTCCAGCTGGGATTGCAGGTAGGGTTTTGA
- a CDS encoding winged helix-turn-helix transcriptional regulator, translating into MKTDFPQVVAPALTPECQAMIIGIRDTQELLSGKWKTEIIGALYYRGKMRFMDLKRQLAGIAPKVLSKELKDLEMNHLISRTVLDTMPITVEYELTLQGRSLNTVIEAMAKWGINYRKQLFER; encoded by the coding sequence TTGAAAACAGATTTTCCTCAGGTTGTAGCCCCTGCATTGACACCAGAGTGCCAGGCAATGATTATTGGGATCCGGGATACGCAGGAGTTGTTAAGCGGAAAGTGGAAGACGGAGATTATCGGGGCCTTGTATTACAGGGGGAAAATGCGGTTCATGGATTTGAAAAGGCAGTTGGCCGGTATAGCGCCGAAAGTGCTGTCAAAGGAGCTGAAAGACCTGGAGATGAATCATTTGATTAGCAGGACGGTGCTGGATACAATGCCGATTACGGTGGAGTATGAGTTGACTTTGCAGGGAAGGAGTTTGAATACTGTGATTGAGGCGATGGCGAAGTGGGGGATCAATTACAGGAAGCAGTTGTTTGAACGATAG
- a CDS encoding DUF5597 domain-containing protein yields MVKFLLMLMFSFLPCIGKAQALLMHGEKEGGGVKSYSIPDLPVLPVLAGEVGNSSASSLSYMSAIWTKAKAMHFNTVLVPVYWELLEPAEGNFDFMLVDSLIYQARANDLHLVLLWFGSWKNSMSCYAPAWVKKDIKRFPRAGAELEILSAFEENNVQADIRAFAALMRHVKQLDAKERTVLMIQVENEIGMLGAPREYTAAANEAYAGQVPDALMRYLISHKDSLVPELRLHWGGQGYKMAGSWETVFGKSMATEELFQAWYYAVYANRVAGAGREVYMGSGSQVAFGSKEVDSGQVAFGKKGADSGQVAFGSKPVSPLPFFVNAALNYRHVQPGAYPSGGPLPHLMDIWQAAAPNIDILSPDFYNPFFREYNDLYTRQHNPLFIPEIRFEPSDAVKVLYAVGHYKAIGFSPFSFESTDHAAEEPLGESYKLLEQLGPLLYKYPMEGILPDSSIPQEIQMGKYTFTVSHEASLGWTAFKEWPLSGGMIIQTGEDDFIVAGTGIVLTVKNAGILQAEEGVFDNGQWRPGRRLNGDQTHQGRHIRIPSHNWEIQKVSFYRY; encoded by the coding sequence ATGGTTAAGTTTTTGTTGATGTTGATGTTTAGTTTTCTTCCTTGTATCGGCAAAGCGCAGGCTTTGCTGATGCACGGGGAGAAGGAGGGTGGCGGAGTTAAAAGTTATTCAATCCCGGACCTTCCCGTATTGCCGGTTCTTGCCGGCGAAGTGGGCAACAGCAGTGCATCCAGTCTTTCCTATATGTCTGCAATCTGGACAAAGGCAAAGGCCATGCATTTCAATACGGTTCTCGTTCCAGTCTATTGGGAACTGTTAGAACCTGCTGAAGGGAACTTTGATTTTATGCTGGTGGATAGCCTGATCTATCAGGCAAGGGCAAACGATTTACACCTGGTATTATTATGGTTTGGCTCCTGGAAAAACAGCATGAGTTGTTATGCCCCGGCGTGGGTGAAAAAGGATATAAAACGTTTTCCCAGGGCGGGTGCGGAGCTTGAAATCCTTTCTGCTTTTGAGGAGAATAATGTGCAGGCAGATATCCGTGCATTTGCAGCGTTGATGAGGCATGTAAAGCAGCTGGATGCAAAGGAACGAACTGTTTTGATGATACAGGTGGAGAATGAAATCGGGATGCTGGGTGCGCCAAGGGAATATACGGCGGCGGCTAATGAGGCGTATGCGGGTCAGGTACCGGATGCACTGATGCGTTATCTGATCTCTCACAAGGATTCGCTGGTGCCGGAACTGCGCCTGCACTGGGGCGGGCAGGGGTATAAGATGGCTGGTAGCTGGGAGACGGTATTTGGTAAAAGTATGGCTACGGAGGAGTTGTTTCAGGCGTGGTATTATGCGGTGTATGCGAATCGGGTGGCAGGTGCGGGGAGGGAGGTGTATATGGGGAGTGGTAGTCAGGTGGCTTTTGGGAGTAAGGAAGTAGATTCTGGTCAGGTAGCATTTGGGAAGAAGGGAGCAGATTCCGGTCAGGTAGCTTTTGGGAGTAAGCCGGTATCTCCTTTGCCATTTTTTGTCAATGCTGCATTGAATTACAGGCATGTACAACCAGGTGCCTATCCCTCAGGCGGCCCCTTGCCTCACCTGATGGATATCTGGCAGGCAGCTGCGCCGAATATAGATATATTATCTCCTGATTTTTATAACCCTTTTTTCAGGGAATATAATGATTTGTATACAAGACAGCATAACCCATTATTCATTCCTGAAATACGATTCGAGCCTTCGGATGCGGTGAAAGTCCTTTACGCTGTGGGGCATTATAAAGCAATTGGTTTTTCTCCATTCTCATTTGAATCTACAGACCATGCAGCCGAAGAACCGCTTGGGGAAAGCTATAAATTGCTGGAGCAATTAGGGCCATTACTCTATAAGTACCCGATGGAAGGCATCCTACCTGACAGCAGTATCCCCCAGGAAATCCAAATGGGCAAATATACCTTTACGGTCTCGCATGAAGCCAGCCTTGGCTGGACGGCGTTTAAGGAGTGGCCACTGAGTGGTGGGATGATTATCCAGACGGGGGAGGATGACTTTATAGTTGCCGGTACCGGGATTGTCCTGACGGTGAAGAATGCAGGGATATTACAGGCAGAGGAAGGGGTGTTTGATAATGGTCAATGGCGGCCTGGCCGGAGGTTGAATGGTGATCAGACACACCAGGGAAGGCATATCCGGATTCCTTCGCACAATTGGGAGATTCAGAAGGTGAGTTTTTACCGGTATTGA
- a CDS encoding RagB/SusD family nutrient uptake outer membrane protein produces the protein MYKYIFIAFLLLGGIGCTKDLDKTNPGYATLDNYFKNSAELQSGTNAIYSTFHASTLIGREWFFVHDLRSDDVSSGGGQLEVPRGQILNGATTADNAVMSAVWQGLYIVIHRANTVIGSAPNVTDNDAVRDQCVAQAKFFRAWAYFELLTLWGPVPVYTKAVSQSNQFQPRAAETAVYDQIIKDLTDAAGTLNASYSAADQGKITSGAANAMLGRVYMQKGDYAAAKTALLKIVNSSLYRLVDNYNDNFLEETEFNAESIWEAVFVDKGDNSFDWGGTGDGAGNSQSTIRNQEYSPVAWRNLIPSNKFLNEFENSAAGAAKTDPRYKWTVYEAGDHFNNDADVLTDAMQNGNSSTVNGVTKKISWRKFMIIYKQSLSTASYHPGGNNQRIIRYADVLLMLAECANETGDQAGAVTYLNQVRDRPTVAMPHYPTAQFPVGSKEQVTKAIMHERTVELGDEEVRNRDILRWRKMGYFTTDPISYFRKGRDELLPIPQAEIDNNPSLASGGIAAQNPGY, from the coding sequence ATGTATAAGTACATATTCATCGCCTTCCTGCTTCTCGGCGGCATAGGCTGTACCAAGGACCTTGACAAAACCAATCCGGGTTACGCCACGCTCGATAATTATTTTAAAAACAGCGCAGAACTCCAAAGTGGCACCAATGCTATCTATTCCACCTTCCACGCCAGCACCCTCATTGGCCGTGAGTGGTTTTTTGTGCACGACCTGCGCAGTGATGACGTTTCCTCCGGTGGCGGTCAGCTGGAAGTGCCCCGCGGGCAGATCCTGAATGGCGCTACCACAGCCGATAATGCGGTTATGAGTGCGGTATGGCAGGGCCTGTATATCGTTATTCATCGTGCTAATACCGTCATTGGCAGTGCGCCAAATGTGACTGATAACGATGCTGTACGTGACCAGTGTGTGGCCCAGGCAAAGTTCTTCCGGGCATGGGCTTATTTCGAACTCCTAACTCTCTGGGGTCCGGTACCCGTGTACACAAAGGCGGTGAGCCAGTCTAACCAGTTCCAGCCACGTGCCGCAGAAACCGCGGTATACGATCAGATCATCAAAGACCTCACAGATGCAGCGGGTACCTTGAATGCTTCCTACTCAGCTGCCGATCAGGGGAAAATTACTTCCGGCGCTGCCAATGCCATGCTGGGCAGGGTTTACATGCAAAAGGGAGATTACGCCGCTGCGAAAACGGCCTTATTGAAGATCGTAAATTCAAGCCTGTATCGCCTCGTAGATAACTATAATGACAATTTCCTGGAAGAAACGGAATTCAACGCAGAATCTATCTGGGAAGCCGTCTTTGTAGACAAGGGTGACAATTCATTTGACTGGGGCGGCACAGGCGATGGCGCCGGCAATTCACAGTCTACGATCCGTAACCAGGAATATAGTCCGGTGGCCTGGCGCAACCTGATCCCATCCAATAAATTCCTGAATGAGTTTGAAAACAGCGCTGCGGGTGCGGCCAAAACAGATCCCCGTTATAAATGGACGGTCTACGAAGCGGGCGATCACTTTAACAACGATGCTGATGTGCTGACGGATGCTATGCAAAACGGTAACTCATCGACCGTAAATGGTGTGACCAAAAAGATCAGCTGGCGCAAGTTTATGATCATTTATAAGCAAAGTCTGTCAACGGCATCTTACCATCCCGGTGGAAATAACCAGCGGATCATTCGCTATGCAGATGTGTTATTGATGCTGGCAGAATGTGCGAATGAAACAGGGGATCAGGCAGGAGCGGTGACGTATTTGAACCAGGTAAGAGACCGGCCTACGGTGGCCATGCCACATTACCCGACAGCGCAGTTCCCGGTGGGGTCAAAGGAGCAGGTGACAAAGGCGATCATGCATGAAAGAACGGTGGAACTGGGCGATGAAGAGGTGCGGAACAGGGATATATTAAGGTGGCGGAAGATGGGATATTTTACAACGGACCCGATTAGTTATTTCAGGAAAGGCAGGGATGAGTTATTGCCGATTCCACAGGCAGAAATTGATAATAATCCTTCACTGGCAAGTGGTGGGATTGCGGCACAAAATCCAGGGTACTGA
- a CDS encoding type 1 glutamine amidotransferase domain-containing protein — MKMKLLLAALLFMSSGLLKAQKMKILFVVSSHATKGSTGEKTGYFLGEVSHPWKVLTDAGYEIDFVSPKGGNPPVDGFDLNDPVNKEFWENPQYQQKISHTMTPSEVNPKQYVAIYYAGGHGAMWDLPENKELAAIAAKIYEAKGIVAADCHGPAGLMNVKLSDGKYLIAGKKVNGFSNEEEEIVKLTKVVPFLLEDELKKRGGIYEKSGPWQQHVTVDQRLITGQNPQSAKEVGEAIKEALKK, encoded by the coding sequence ATGAAAATGAAATTATTATTGGCTGCGCTGTTATTCATGAGCAGCGGACTTTTAAAAGCACAGAAGATGAAAATTTTATTTGTAGTGTCCAGTCATGCAACCAAGGGTAGCACTGGCGAGAAAACGGGGTATTTTTTAGGGGAAGTATCGCATCCATGGAAGGTACTGACTGACGCGGGATATGAAATTGATTTTGTGAGTCCGAAAGGCGGCAATCCACCGGTGGACGGGTTTGACCTGAACGATCCGGTGAATAAGGAATTCTGGGAGAATCCTCAATACCAGCAGAAGATTTCCCATACCATGACACCTTCCGAAGTAAATCCAAAGCAGTATGTGGCGATTTACTATGCAGGCGGACACGGCGCAATGTGGGATTTGCCGGAGAATAAAGAACTGGCGGCGATTGCAGCAAAGATCTATGAGGCAAAGGGTATAGTGGCGGCAGATTGTCACGGGCCGGCGGGATTGATGAATGTTAAGCTGAGTGATGGGAAGTACCTGATAGCCGGGAAAAAGGTGAATGGATTTTCAAATGAGGAGGAAGAGATTGTGAAACTGACGAAAGTGGTGCCTTTCCTGTTGGAGGATGAATTGAAGAAGAGAGGTGGGATTTATGAGAAGTCAGGTCCATGGCAGCAGCATGTGACGGTGGATCAGCGCCTGATTACAGGGCAGAACCCGCAGTCAGCGAAGGAAGTTGGGGAAGCGATTAAGGAGGCGTTGAAGAAATAG